The nucleotide sequence GCTACTTTGAACTTCTTCTTTAACTTGTTTTGGCATATTAAGAAGTCCGTACATATTAGGAAGCATGCGTTTTTCATTCTTTCCATCTCTCTGGATTGAAACAGCACCTGTTAAGATAAAATGGTCAATAAGTTTAATAATTTCATTGCTTGCAAGCTTATATGCTTCTCTAAAGGGGAGTAAATTGTTATTTACATCACCTGCATAATCATTATTTTTATAAAACTTCTCAGCGGTTTGCTTTAAATGTCTAAACCTGTACTGTAAGCTAAGGTAATTAAGCTTGATTGATTCTGATTTAAATCCTATCGTTGCAATAGTATTAACTTCATTTACTAATGTTGTAGGATTTGCATCAAGAAACGCATCCCATTTTATTGTTTTTAAGTATCCTATCGTTAAATTGACATCTTCGATTTGTTCATTTGAAAACCATTTGTAAAATACTGGTGTTTTTATCTCCGGGAATACATTTGCTATTTCTTTAGCATAATAGTTTTGGTCATATAATTCTGACATTTTTAAACTCCTTTAATTTATTAACTTGGCTTACCTTTATTACCATAAACAGCCACATGTACTATGTAAAGGTTATCCGTACTATCAATTTCGATTGAATTTGACAATGCTACTGCATTAATTTTGTTATTACTTGAAGTATTCTTTTCAACTTGTCCATTTGAGTTAAATTTAAGCTTATCTTTTTCCTTAATAGAATTATCTTTAGCTACAAGATACCCTTGAAATCTATTTGTAATAGGAATTACTGTTGCGGTACTAGTAAATTCATCAACATCTATGCATATTCCATAAAGGTCATCCTCACCTCCAGCTTCAACATGTGGTTCATAGTGTGGATCTACAACACGTTTTACTCCTCTTTTGTATGGATAGCCTTTAAAGAAGTAATTCTCTAACTTGTCATGCTTACTAGTTAGAGTCCCGCCAGAATTACTAAAATGTAAATTCTTATCTCTAAAATCAGTAGTGTTACTAAAGACACAACCATCATTGCTAGGATTCTTCATTAGCTTTTTTAGTTTTTTAGCTTGTTCTTCATATTTATTTACTAACTCAGTTACACTTGACACTGTAATCCTCCTATTTTAAGAAATTGCCTTATTACCATAAAGAGATATCTTTACTAAATACAATTTATAATCTTCTTGCCCTCGCTTATCATTCTCATCAGTAAGGTGTAATGTAAATATGTTACTTAGTGCAATTGCGTTAATTGAAACTGACGAGCTACTAGATGCTTTAATCACTTCTCCATTTGAATTGAAATCTAATCTATCACCTATTGCAATCCCACTTGAGCTTCCAGATACAACGTAACCCTCAAAATTATCAGTTATTGGTATTACCGTTGCCACATTAGTATTCTCATCTATATCAATGCATATTCCATACATATTCTTGCCATCAGAAACTTCTACTTGCACTTCATCAGATTTACTTGTTTCAATTTTTAATTTAACAGCACGTTTGTATGGAAATCCTAAAGATGGGTATTCTTCTAATTTATCTGTGCTACTTGATACAGATTGACATATAGCATCAAATGTTAAATTTTTATCTCTAAATCCAGTCTTGGCTTTAAAAACAGGTGACTCATCATCAAAACTTTTAGAGTATTTTCGCAATTTTAACAAATATTCTTTAAGCGTCTTACCTTGGTCTGTCTCTAGTACTGCTGCATGTCTCTTACCTCTTCGCCTAACTTTTGTAGAATCATCTTGCATGGATGCTTCTTGTTCTTGTTCTAGTTGTTGTTTTAAAACCTGGATAACTTCAGTATCATCCATTTGAGAATAAATATCAGAATCAACCGATTCATGCTTAACATTTGGTATTAAGTTTGGATCTTGATGATCTTCTCTACTCACCATTAATTAATCCCTCGATTCCCAAATATACTTACAAGTGCTATGTACAGGTTTTCATTAATTTTAAATGCCTTTGATAAGGCAGTACCATTAATAACACGAGAACCTGAACCGCTGTCATTTTCAATCTCTCCATTAGCATCAAATTTAACTTTGACACCTGGTGTAATTGAAGATTGACTACTCTTCTTTACTACTAAATATCCAGTAAAATTATTTGTAATAGGAATTACTGTTGCGGTCCCAGTAAACTCATCAATATCAATGCATATTCCATAAAGGTCAGAACCACCCCCAGCCTCAACACAAGGTTCATAACCATCCTCAAAAGATAACTTTACTCCTCTCTTGTATGGATATCCCTTAATTGGATGATTTTCTAACCTATCAACACTGCTGGATATAGTCCCACCTTGATTTGCAAAGTGTATTCCTTTATCTTTAAAACCTATATCTACATGAAATAGACCAGCATCTCTATTTGGGTTCTTCATTAGGTCTTGTATTTCTTCTACTTTCTTTAAGTATTCTTCTCTAATCTGTGTTATAGTCTGTGACATATATACTTATCTCCTTTAAGCAGCTTTTTGACTTTTAAGCTTATAAAACTCATGTCTCATGTCTTTATAACCATTTGCAATAGAAATACTAAATTCATCAAAGTTTTGGGGACTAAAGTTAGAATTTAATATGGATATATCCTCATTTATTAAGTCAAGTTTAATCTCCCCTTTTGGACTGGAACTAGTAGTAGAGCGAGTTCTTTTTCTTATATTTGATTTAGCAAGGTTTACAAGTTGTTCAAGTACTTTTCCATCTAAATGTTGTACTTCCCTTACATTAGCAATAGCTTGAATATCATCAACCGGTACATATTTCCTAACAAGTTCCCTACGTTGTGCTTGTATTATATCTTTCAGTGAGTATCCCCTAGCAAGAAGTGTCTCTTTATTGAAATGTGAACTTAAATGTTTACGTGCTAAAGTATCAATCTCATTAATACGAGTAGCTTCACTGAGTAATCTATTTTCTTCTTCCAAGCGCACTTGTGAATCAGCAAGCTCTTTTGATATCATCTCATTAATACTTAAATTCTTATCTTCAGATTCTTTTGCTGCTTTGTACGCTTTATATTCTTCATATTCCTTATATTCTTTTAAACTTAAAGTAATACCATTGCTACCCTCCAAGTTATCCTCTACACTCTTAGCTAAGCCATCATTTTGTGTGCTATCTATATTTTCTTGTATGTTTTGATTCATAAAATCTCCTTATTAACCTTCATAAAAAAATAATTTATGCTTTAAAACATTAAGTTCTCTTGTGCTTAATGTTTTACTTAACTCCAATTCCTTATATTTAAGGGCTAATTCTATAAGTCGCATATCACTCTCATACTTTTCTTCTTCAGTTAGT is from Borrelia puertoricensis and encodes:
- a CDS encoding DUF228 domain-containing protein encodes the protein MSSVTELVNKYEEQAKKLKKLMKNPSNDGCVFSNTTDFRDKNLHFSNSGGTLTSKHDKLENYFFKGYPYKRGVKRVVDPHYEPHVEAGGEDDLYGICIDVDEFTSTATVIPITNRFQGYLVAKDNSIKEKDKLKFNSNGQVEKNTSSNNKINAVALSNSIEIDSTDNLYIVHVAVYGNKGKPS
- a CDS encoding DUF228 domain-containing protein, whose amino-acid sequence is MVSREDHQDPNLIPNVKHESVDSDIYSQMDDTEVIQVLKQQLEQEQEASMQDDSTKVRRRGKRHAAVLETDQGKTLKEYLLKLRKYSKSFDDESPVFKAKTGFRDKNLTFDAICQSVSSSTDKLEEYPSLGFPYKRAVKLKIETSKSDEVQVEVSDGKNMYGICIDIDENTNVATVIPITDNFEGYVVSGSSSGIAIGDRLDFNSNGEVIKASSSSSVSINAIALSNIFTLHLTDENDKRGQEDYKLYLVKISLYGNKAIS
- a CDS encoding DUF228 domain-containing protein, with amino-acid sequence MSQTITQIREEYLKKVEEIQDLMKNPNRDAGLFHVDIGFKDKGIHFANQGGTISSSVDRLENHPIKGYPYKRGVKLSFEDGYEPCVEAGGGSDLYGICIDIDEFTGTATVIPITNNFTGYLVVKKSSQSSITPGVKVKFDANGEIENDSGSGSRVINGTALSKAFKINENLYIALVSIFGNRGIN
- a CDS encoding DUF1357 family protein; this translates as MNQNIQENIDSTQNDGLAKSVEDNLEGSNGITLSLKEYKEYEEYKAYKAAKESEDKNLSINEMISKELADSQVRLEEENRLLSEATRINEIDTLARKHLSSHFNKETLLARGYSLKDIIQAQRRELVRKYVPVDDIQAIANVREVQHLDGKVLEQLVNLAKSNIRKRTRSTTSSSPKGEIKLDLINEDISILNSNFSPQNFDEFSISIANGYKDMRHEFYKLKSQKAA